The following is a genomic window from Nicotiana tabacum cultivar K326 chromosome 3, ASM71507v2, whole genome shotgun sequence.
atttttagtaaTAAACATATTGTCGTGATTCTTCTATGAACTAAAACAATGGATACATTACCTATTACACCTGTTCAAACTTCATACGAAGAATTTCTTGTTTCTTGAGACAAACATTATAGAAAAAAACAGATGGCACCAATTGTGTCCTATCGTCTCTTGAAGGATATCGAGTTGCATCCGCAGTTCTTGTGCAAGGACCAATTAGTCCTCTTGTTCTTTGGACCTTGATGCTCTCATAATTACCTTCGACGACTATGACacaatttgagaaaaataaatataaatccCGTGatagaaaaattttaaaaataaattgaaatttaAATAGAAAAACCTGAAAGTCTAATACCAACCAAACATGAAGCTTCAAACCGTGCATGAGCTTTTCCATCGGAGCTTCCATAGTCACTTCCTCTCCTCCAATAATTTCTTTCCATTGTAAAGGCACTGATGGGTCATATCAAATGAGAAATCAACATATTCTCATCTCAGTgtacaataaaaaatatatattgagTAGAAAAGTAGATAATTATACCTTAATAGAGGCTTCGCCACCAAAATTTTCATTCATCACAAGAAAAGATTGAATAGGAGGAGGTTGCAAGGAAGACTATTGTATCATTCCTTTTTTATTATGGAAGAAAGTTGTAACGAAGGTTGTAATTTTCTTCCTTTGCTAAGTCAAAAAAcggatttcttttgattttgaaactGATGTTTTCTCTCTTCCCTTATTCATTATGGAGCTATAATTAAATTCTTAATATTTTGTAATAAATGAGTTCTTATAACTACAACAATATATCTTATTATTAGACAAATGAAAAGTAGAGAAAAGGgtcaaaaaaggagaaaaaagataaatacaatCCTTGGCCAATGAGAGGTGCCAAGTCACATTTTCTATTCTCACCTTTATATATACAAAGAGAGAGATTGTTATAGAGAATGACAGTTATAAAGAAATTTGACTATATTTGTCAAATATCTCCAACTATGTATCATAACGAGTATCTTATTAGCTTAGCATTAGAAATTCCATAAGAGAAGCGAACAGATCAACTAGAATAAGACCAAGAAAGTATCACCATGGGATTTCCTGGAACTTGTGAGTCTTACTGAAACAAAAGTACACGTTAAGTacatcttctttattttcttctctccttGACAGCATGTTCCAAATAAAAATTGGACCCTGTTCCATAACTCAACATATAACAAGGCCATGATACCTAACTAAAAGACGATTAAACATTTCAACGTCAAGCTACGGAAGCTCAAGAAGTTGATAATGCAGAGGACATATCAGCATGCCCTCCCACCATCCTCTCGGCCTTCTCTCCCCGTTCTCCTGTTACAGTGTAGCATAGATTCATTACAAGCAATAACTTTTGACCTCTGTAAAGGAGGCGAAGTTCAGATGACAAATCAACCTAGGAAGACAAATAACTCATTTATAAATGAAAAAGGACTCATCATCAAAACTTTCTGCTTACCAGTGCGAACTCTTATCACATCAGAGATGGGAATCACTgcgaaagaaaatgaaacagcaTCAACAATTCACCATAAAACTAACAACATTAGAATAGATTAATAGTAAGCAAACTTTTATTTTGCTTAAAAAGTAAACACATTTTAAATTATACATTGTATATTAATTTGTAATATATCAAACTAAATATTCAACAAGAAATAGTTCTTGCATTAGAATCCTTACATTACTAATCTCTACGTTATTAATCCATGCAATACTAATACCAGGATTACAATCTCTGCATCGCTAATCTCTACCTAACTTGTCtctaaaccaaacgacccctaccAATATCCCAAAAGATGGCCAAACTTCAATAGCCTCTTTGAATTCATGGTCTCTGAAAAACATTTCTTGCAAGGACAAACATTTTATTGTTAGATTATGTGCTAAGATGCCATTACAATCTTCGGAATGCAGCTATACCATGAAaactaagttgctcggacacgggtgcGAGTTCGAGATctaaattctaagattcggggataTGGATCCTAGTATGGATACGGGTGAGTggatccggctaaaaataattcaaaacaatcaaaatatctctaaattataagaaattttctgaaatatttacgtatagcttgtaaaatgtgtatttcttttttattctcaagttgtagataagtaattgatttcctagataaggcatgctattttcttcaaatttaccctaattttggttctgatttcgggaatcaaattgtattTTGTCCGGAATTGTTCCGTCCGTCATGGTGAAAGTACCCAAAATTATTTGACTAGATCTGGTACGaatcccatacccacacccatactagtaTCGTGTCGACACGAGTGCGGTATCTAAACTGCTGTGTCGAAGAAACTTGGCATGAAACAAGAACTCCAGAGTAAAATAGTACATTAACTAGGCTTTGCCTAGTGGGCCACCATTGGTATTTTTGTATTGGCAGTTCTCTCAAAATATAATGCAGCACTCTAATCCCTATTACTCCACACGCGTTCGAAGTTGTGAAGATGTTCTAAAAAATAGCTATGTTAACATGAGAAACTGAGATAATTATGTGATTCAGATCTTTGCTATATCTttggttttctttctttttttcagttGTACGAACACTCCGATTAGACTGAGAAGATGGTTAAATTGAGCGAATGGAAAGGCCTACCTGAGCACTTAAGGTCAGGTGGTGAACATGTGTCATGAAAGTAGTAAAAGTGAGAACAAAAGCTTGCCACAGATTAAGTAGCTTATGACGCTCAAGTTAAAAGTTCAAACAACATCACTTGTGACTATGGTATTGGCAATGAAATAGGCTTCCTATTGATAGTTTGAAACAGATAAGACAAGCCCCACTCAAGCGCAGACATGTGAACTGGTTTCACTGGAAACTTAAAAGGACAGAGCGCTTATGCTCTTTGATaaattttctatagctacctgtATCTTTTTACTTAAAACATAGAAGAATGATTTTGAACCATTAACTGGCCACCTGCTAGTACAACCTAACCATTAACTTGAGCACAAAAAAAAGGTCTTCTAGCATCAGACAACCTTTTGTTTGATGATCCAGTCCAGGCTTGGCTTGACATTTTGGTCAGAATAGATGAAATTAAGAATAAAGGCATACTCCTTACATGAGAACACACCCACCAAACAAAAATACCGTGAAAGGAAAATGTAGAAGAGTGTGCATGTGTATATTGATAAATCATAAATGTATGTAAATCATATTTTCTCATAAGATGTTCAAATATTTAAGAAGGTAAGCATCAACCCGAGGAAAGATCAATGGGGCTgggatttaattaaattattatgaACAAGTCACTGATGGCTTTCCTTGTCTgataaaattgaaaagaaaagatcAATGGATTTGAGATTCCTACAGCCTTTTaatcttattttaaaattttgggcTAGTATTTTCTATCTGTTTCTTCTGGTATACCTACATCAGTTTACAGTACACCACGTATCTCAATGGAACCAAAAGATTTTATTTGAACAAATATGATTTGTCATTGCAAGCACCTTTTAAAAGCCTTGGTGGTATTGTTTTTTCACGCTGCATGTGCAACCGCACTAAGATTATTGCAAGCTTTTCATTTACTTTTGCTGTTCTTAGGACATTGACCAAATAAATGGAATGGCTCAACCTAGAAGTTAAGTTGAAGAACCAGGATAACTGGATTAGACGAGACACCTGAGAGATTGCAGGAACCTAAATTTGCTCAGCTTTTCGGTTTTAAAAGTCAAAATTAGTTAAAAGTAGACCATCAAATTCAACAACAGTATGAAGCAGTAGGTGAAAAGATATCAGCTACATATTGAAGGCCACTAGTTTAACCAGTCtgcctctcttttttttctctttggcACCAAAAAGGAAAGGACAGGTTTATGTTATATATGCACTTCATTTTGCATTGATGATACCTATATTGGAGTGATACTGGTATATGCACTTCAATGTGAATCCTTCAGAATAAACGAAACACATATTTACAACTGAATGCATCTGTATTTGTTCTATATCCATATCCAATATTCATGCCCTAGGTATAGATAACATATATGTGGTTAGGAGAAAAAATATTCCCCTCAGCAACCAGGGGACCGCCAATGCACCTACATTGGGGCAGAAGATAAGGTTATCCATGTGCTTAAGTCTTGAAGAGTGGAATTACTTGCTAACCCCTCTGCGTTATTGGAATTAATTCAAGTAATGCACACAAAAAGCAAAAACTGACTTAGTAGTGGAATTACTCATATTCCCATATAAGATCTCGCTCTTTTAACACTAAGTTCCTCATCTTCCTCAAAATTAAGCAGTCACAAAAAACACGTCGTCTTCAAACATGTTTGACAAATGGGTAAGCCCTCTACCCGTGAAGGTAAATATCTGTTCGGAAACAACATTGCAAGTAACAGACTATGTGTCACACCTTACCCGTACATAGGATGTGTCGCGATAAGAAAATATACATCATACTCATTGAGAAAACACTAACTAAACGCCCTCAAGCTTGGTTGGAGAATTTACAGCAAATCAATGTTCATATTAACATAGCTAGCGACAGAACTCCAGAATCAAGAAGAGAAAAACTTACAGAAGATCTTTCCATCACCAATTTCACCAGTTCTTGCCTCTTCAATTATCTTTGCAATGACTCCTTCAACCTAATAAGACAGTATTACAGGTTAGAAAACTTGTATATGCACAGCAGAGAGAAATAACACGGCAACCCTACACTTACACTTACAGAAAACCTGTATATACACAGAGAGAAACAACACATTAACCATGTAATCTTATAATGTACACATATGGTTTTGAATTATGGTGCCCAAAACTTGATCAAGGCCTTTAAAATCCGAACCTGGTCTTTGCTCACAACAATCTCCATTTTAACTTTTGCTACAAACTTGTCTTCAGAGAATTCAGAGCCTGCAAGCAGCAGATAACTTCAAAACCTGAGGAAGAGTCTGTTTAAGTAAGAATATCCATGACAACCTAAAACAATAAACAGTTAAAATTGATGAATTTTTTCCTTACCAGCTTGCCTCTCGGTCAAGCCACCTTGGGCTCCAAAGCCACGAACATCAGAGACAGTGACACCACGAATGCCCATTTTCAATAGTGCCTTCATAACGCAGAAAGTATGAGTAAATGATGGCATGTTTTAACTTTCTGGAGTAGAAGTGTTGAAATATCTTCAGGAAAATGTTTGCCTTCTGTTGGGTTTTGAAAAGGAGTTCAATAGATCATCACAAAATACATGGATAACTGTTTGGGCTTTAGCTTCCCGTAACGGAAACATACATTATCTTGATGATTTTTATATTGCATATTCTTTTCAATTTGTtggggcggggggggggggggagggggtgggGGGTTGGGGCCTTACTCCACTCCACCCTCTTACATTTAATATGTCCAACCCCTTAGTGTTCCTTCCAATGCTAGATATTCTAAGCATATCCTGATCTAAAGTCTGTGCCCCCTCGAACGTTTTTCAACTTATCCGGGACAAGACTTTtagaatgaaaaaagaaagaattcgTCTCCAAAAGCTTAAAGCAATTTGATGCTGATCCATCAGAAGGATTATCCTTGGGGGCATGATATGATAACATAGTAAAGAAAAATATCGTGTATTACTCTCTGTGGAGAAATAGTTACAGTGTATACAAAGAAAGAACTAGGATAAATTGCAAATAAATGTGAAGTTTCTGCTATATGCTGCATTAATGGTAGATAATCCTACAACTACTGCATTAAAGACACAATAGATAAACCATAATTCTGATCATTTGTATGTGTAGACTTTACTCGGAGCTCGATAAATTCTGAAGAGGATCTGAAAAATAGAATGTGAAGAAATGAAACTTGGGCCTAACTCAATCCCAAAAACTAGTCCATGAGGAGAGGATCgcccaagaccatataaggagagCACAGCTTATTCCCTTAGCCAATGTTTAACACCCACCCACCACCCACcaccccccacacacacacaaatgTGGAACGTAACATAGAGATTAACCTTCGACTAACTATAATTACTTATCTATTCCAAACTTCTAATTCTCAAAACCTGAATGGTgtcaaaaaaatacaaaagtgcGCCCATTAGCCCGAGTTCTTGTTCTTAAGTGTACGTTGACACCTGCCAATAAGAGATGCACCACTTACCGCCCTTTCCTCTGTAGGGCAATTGGCTAAGGAGTCGAAGAATGAGGCAATCAAAAATGTCTTGATGTACCTAAGACTAGTTACCATATCATCGTGAAACTTAATGCTTATTGGCTTTTCAAACTTATCGGTATTGATGTTAGTAGAGCAGGCTAGCAGAATTTTAATTAACCCCTTGGGCTTTTGATCACTTTGATCACAACTGAGATTGAAACGCAGCTCTAAAACCATTTTCCACAATAGGCTTTTCCATGATATGATCAAATGCAAAGTCGGGGTCGAGTAAAACCCCCCTCAAAAAGGTCTTTTAGTCAATGAAATAAAGAGCATTTAagcaattattattatttgcgAATGCAACATTAAGGATCACAAGAAGAAAAGATCCAATTTTTCTAACATGCATATGGAAAATCCGAGTGCTTACCGAAGAAACCTGTTGAACTCTCCACGGTCTAGTCGATTCCAAAATTTGCAGCAGAATGAAACATGCAAAACTGATGAATGAATATGCAGATTTAAAGAGGATTAAAAAAAGCGAGAAATAATAAAAGTGATGCACCTTAGAATTGCTTCGATTTTGTAAAAATTGGCATCGGGGACAAAATCTGAAAAACCCAAAGTACTAAATCAAAAACAACAACACATAGAGGAAAATCTTGACTGAAAATTATGAAGTGGGTTTAAAGCAAATTGTTGAATAATGAGACCTGGAGAGCTTTGGGCTCTGATAATTGGGAAAAGACGAGCATTTGGTACGCGTTTGATGGTGAGTTGCGAAGGGAAGAACTCGCGGAGGTTGTTGGGTCGAATGGTAATATTGGAAGTGAAACTAGGCAATTCTTGGAAGTGGGAAGGGGAGGAGTGAAGGGAGAAGCTGGATTTGGAAAGTGAGGCAGTGGCCATTGAGAAAACGAATAATTGGAGTGAGAGAGTAACAGAAGACGGAAAAAGGAAGTAGTGAAGTTGTTATTCGATGAGGTCTATGCCTACAAGGGCCATGTACGAACAAAGTAATTGGCACCTTTGTTTTAAAAGGCTTTTCAGACTC
Proteins encoded in this region:
- the LOC107773744 gene encoding nitrogen regulatory protein P-II homolog gives rise to the protein MATASLSKSSFSLHSSPSHFQELPSFTSNITIRPNNLREFFPSQLTIKRVPNARLFPIIRAQSSPDFVPDANFYKIEAILRPWRVQQVSSALLKMGIRGVTVSDVRGFGAQGGLTERQAGSEFSEDKFVAKVKMEIVVSKDQVEGVIAKIIEEARTGEIGDGKIFLIPISDVIRVRTGERGEKAERMVGGHADMSSALSTS